GAAGCAAAAAATGTCAATAAACAACACTTACTTAGCGGCCATTTTGTATTAACTCAAAATGCACTTCCACTGTCAAACACTGGAATAATACTGAACTACGAGCCTCTATTTAGCCATTATGTATTCACTGATTATCTTGCCTTAAATCAATAacacacaatacataatataatgtgttTTTCTACTCGTGCGCGTCGTACGTAAACAACCGACTGACGTCGAATGCGCGCGAATTAGACTCGCAGGTCGATGACCTTCAAATAGTGGTGTCTCTTTCCCTCGAACTAggagttctatttttaaaaaactgATTGATGAATAGACGTCCTGTGTTTgaaaaacacaaatacaaaacaAGGATAAAATCATGTgattgctttttgtttttaagtctatttttaatttttgacatGTAATTTACCGATAGTTGTTTTTTTGAATGGCACGTGGTGATAAAAACAATTTGAATGGACTATGAAATATGGTaatatagcatttttttttttaataaaaaagctaTGCTCTGTACTAgaagtccagtcatttggtagttttacccaaatctataaattcaccaattttcaaaactcccggaaaactttccaggtaaccccctttttatctaccaaatgactggactataggGATATCCCCTGTATCTTTggcatatttatattatattgagtagtgttattgaatttttgtatcgttctattcaattaaataaataattaaaaatttaagaaataatataatttaacaaaattatgatgataatacaaacaaaattgtcTATGTGGAAATCAAACCCGCAACACATTGCACAAAATCCAGTGATCGAACCACTGAACCACCTACAGCGCATCCATTCACGTGTCATGTTATCAGCAAGTTCATTCTAATGAGTTCGTGTCTAATACCTATTGATAAGGTTACTATTAAAACTAatcattatttactttgtaattgtAACACATTAAACAAAAGATTCGTAGCGATTAGAGAtccattgtttctgcctacccccatgggagacaggcgtgaggttatgtaagtaaaacaaatagTAATAATTGGGAACTGGGGGAAATTGTGATTTGTGTTCAATTAATGACTGATCAATTTGCGAAATAGTGACTTCcttaaatttgaaaaatattaattactagcttctgccagcggcttccccCGCGTTCCAGTAGGACAAAATTATCATATCCcttaagtcagctcataccttgtctgcaTACTcgatttcatcaaaatcagttcatactttcagcgtgattgatggacaaacaaacaTCCAATCAACCAAACAAAccaacttttacatttataatattagtgtgaagttTGAAAGTGTGGTTGGTCGATTTCTGAAATTATGACGATTGGTGAATTTTGGAAATAGTGACTCTTGCTGCCACACTTAGCGACatttaaaagattatttaaactattccttagtaacgattttgttgcggaaacaattgctaaggattagGTTAACCTAGTCGTCTAGTATGGTTActtaagcaactattaaatgactctgagtgacAACGGTATAGCATTTATCTTTTTcactttatcatcatcatcagtccaACTTGTAGTCAAACATCAGGTAACCCGTCTTTTCGCTAACCAccctatactataaaaaaataattcatcatTACTCATCCAGTTACATCTAAACGaagcattaaaatattgttaaaaccattatgtatatttaaccTATCACAATTTTTTGTGTCTTTTTATCGAAACAGACAGTTTTTGTGATAAGTAAATAGTTGAAGAACATTATAAGTGATTAagcttttttatataataaagtttatttttaaactacataaataaatacctaatggCTAACACATCACTGGTCATTATTTATATAGCAGttatatttaacacatttttatctgaCTTTATGTTTTTGGTGATATATCATCTTTATACAcgttcaaaaacaatatttaaaataaaattgctcAGGATTcgaaatatcattttattataaatatcacgCCATCTCCCCGATAGGGATCCAGTACAATAAGTACAAAAACTATTCcatcaataaatatataagttatTGCGTAAACACATATatctaatacataatttaactaaaagtaatggtttactcacgaaaatattaagaaaatttgCAATCAATTTCTTTGATTTGTTGATTACATTAAATATAccactacataatatttacaagtaaattagAAAAGCtatagtttcaagtcacagagggactcttcatcatgagtagcatGTGCGAAAGCGACaaagcttttctcagtatatttacgtgagtaaaccgtttcttttagttaattcagtatgtgtcacatagtttttttatatatatgtatatatttttttatctccaCGACTTAAGTCACATCGTTCAAAGGAAAATCTCGACTTCAATCAAGATAACAAACGAGCTTATGGCACACTATTTACATTGttgaaaaatagattttaatcaatacctggtataaataatataattggaaAATATCTAAtagaatttaaatgaaaaatatcacAACTTTCAACTTAAAAACACTAGTCTCAACACCTTGCAGATTTCACTTTATACATTGTATTTTCAACCCTATTTCTTTCAAATTACGGATTTAATTCGGCTGAATACACGTCTAATATGAACTTCTGGTAGTTTTCAACGTTTCCTTTGTAAAACAGACGTACGTTAGGGTCCGATGAATTGAAGTTGTTTGTGGTGATACCCCGTTTTTCCCCTGTAATGTGTAAAATAAGTTAGTCATCATTATCACAATATCATAATAGATCTAAAGAACCATTATGCGTTCCATtgactctgcctacccccatgggagacaggcgtgaggttatgtatgtatcttaaGAGCCGCCTACAATATGGAGTACTTCAAGAAgtgagtaaataggtttcttaagggtcggcaaagcgcatgtaatgccccaaatgttgcaagcgttcatagacCACGGTAATCACTTACCATCGGGTGGGCCGTGTGCTTACTTGCAACCGACATGGTATAAAAAAGTACTTGTAACCAGtaatacaaaaaacatttatttgttaaacggttttaatgggtTTATATTATAtgatcatcaagattaagagtgtgtaccaaatatcagatcgatcggaaAGAGGGTTAAATTCCAATTgttaaatttgacccaaacaaacaaacaggttgagctaaataaaaccgtttaaaacgAATCTGGTAGACGAAGGATCTAGTAGAACTGTAATCCTCACTATAgctaatttcaatatttttatttaaatacaatttatgaaCGGAACGGCAATATTTTCATTTGACGTGACCACTACTTTTTGCTATTACATTCATTGAAGGGGCCATAAAACTACATATAAGTACTATttggggtaattaggcctccggtaaacttactcagacaacgaaacacaaagcaatcgttgttttacgtccgttttctgtgaggccgtggtatcactccggtcgagtcagcccattcgtgccgaagcatggctctcccacattgaaatgaaaataagtaTTCTATAAATTGCTTACCTTCTAAAATAATAGTGTTATTGGAATCTTTAAACTCGTCAACGATTTCATTGTAAAGAGCTATAGCTGCAACGGCTGGGTCCAGAAGGTTCCATGCTGTTTCTTTGGGAAGAGCTACTCGTTCATACACGTTCAGAGCTCGCATGATTGGCGTGTCAATTTTGCCCAAAACGTTTTTACGCCATTCCTGTAACAGGCAGACtaatatttatcatttgttttacGGTTATTTGGGGATTAACTGTCCAAGAGTGACTCTTTTGAATTGTTCCATCATCTAATTTGAGAATcgtatcaattaaaatatcaagaGAACAGAATCTTATGCTtcgaaaatctttttttaaccgGTGTTGATGTCAGTTTCGTAGCGGCTTCATAGCATCTTCGTAGCGGTTAATGTAAATCGCattcaaaagattttttctGGAATTCACGCATTGTTTTCGGtagtgcaaaataaaattacaaataaataccgCTCTGAAAACATTATCTCTCTTTTTTTCTAGAATCTTATTAATACAGATGCAAAGCCATCATTCAATTATATTCTGCTTCTTCAGTCACACTTGAGACtaataactaaactaaacagCTAAGAATTAAACTAGACAGCATAAATAATGGTAGAAAAAGTAAACAAGACTTACAATAGGAATTTTTAACGTCTCTATAACTTGAGAGAATGGTACAACTGTCACTTTATCAGCTACAGCACTGTCTGCCACTATGTGGTACGCTTCAGGGTCCATGGCAGCGTTGAATTCAGCTTTTGGATATGCTTCACCTGTAAAATGACAGTccaataatgatttattttctcGAATGGGATTTTTCTATGCTTACCTCATATTATGAACAATAAATTGGAATGTACACTTTATTATGATCACCATCATCACCCTaaaagtggtcactgctgacaaAAGGAAAGGCCTCTTCTCTTACGGAGAGGGCTTAacttaattaccacgcttgctcaatgtacCTAAGTTGACAATATCAAACTTGTATTTACAAATGAcaaacccaggtttccttacgatgtctttcttcaccgtttgtcagtggtgtccaaataatcttagaaagtaaatataattcgGAAGAAGTGACATTGGTAATTgcggtaggtttcaaacccacaCTCTCATGTATGGGAGGCAGGTGTCTTAAACCACCTGGCCAATGCCACGAATATTATCATAACACGAAGAATTTAACTTACTGTAGATATGGCCAGAACCAACGTATAAATGTGCCAGTCGGTGAATGAAGTGAGGGTCCAGTTTCACAGCCAAAGCGATGTTAGTAGCTGGACCAATAGCTACTACTATTAGTTCGCCTGAAAATTAATGGGAATATTAttcaatacaataacaaaaagaCGAGGCTTATTTTGCTTGTTAGTTTGGGGAACGTAAATACTATTGGACTAGgtccaaaaatgtttttttttaattttcagtgaCAGTGACTGCCTtattggtcgagtagtcgcaattAAGTATGACTGCCGAGCAAAGGGTTACGGACGAAGGCGTTGGTAGAAAATAGTACCTCTATATTTCTTGGAAAGTTCTATAAGTGCAACTGCTGCTGGTTGTTTTTCTATATCTACTGGCCCTGGAGCGTGGTAACCAGTGTCTCCTAACCCGTCCAGCCCAAAATAGCGATCTGATCCCATCTCTTCTATAAAGGCCTTGTTAGCACCTGAATATATTGGTATCTGCAATAATAGAATACAAAAGTAATCAGTAAAAaatggtccgagatcccagagctgtcagacatatcttatttttacaagcatttaaccttcggcttacagtagtcttgtatgtactttttaatgccttaatgtttgtaaagcttgccgagtgacaccagcgcaggtaccaggtgagaaaggtaactaaaaattagactaacttaacttaaatttttatgtctgatttttatatatgttttgtagaatattactctgaaatcatattaaaaaaatcagacattttccatggaccaaaacttttatcagacgctataaagctctaaaaaatagtgcgccttacaaaattgtaatagcgcAACGTGACTGTCATTTAAAATGAGGCTAATTATATAGCCACATTTTAACGTGTTACTTGGTAAGAatttataacctatctacacccttttcgaaaagaaaagaagaatcTTTTTTCGCCAGTTCTTGAATTGTAAGgtgattttgtattattatgctAATAGGTAGTTTTTTTTGGTGAAACGGTTTTGTGGATCATtatgcccatggacacccgcaacaccagagaagtcacagtcGCATTGcttatattataatcttattaATAGGTATTCTTATAAGTACTTACATCTAGCCTCTCACTGACTCGCAGAATCCGATCACTGTTTATATTTGCTTGTGTGAGGTTCACATTTCCAAATGACGTTGTCAAGGCAACCAGTTTTGGTCTGAAacagtaaagtaaatatttttacgtaagACTTTATGAACGTTTCAAAATTGATAATCTTCGGAGACCCAATTTCCCCTAACTAtgcggatatttttttttttaagaggggctGGCTTGGCTTGGCTTCTCTCGGCTTGGACCAGgaaagagggagtgtcagactcttactgactaaaaaccaccccgttcctactcctacttctcgagccggagccctggtaaacccgctaggtggtccaCAGCTCCAAATCAGAACTATGCGGATTTAAGACACATCTAGATTACGACAGAAATTATGGCATAAGTGTCAAATATTTATGGCAAACAGTAATCATCAGGTTTATATTatctatttttagtaaaaaaaaccttgaattgcttttaatcataatttatttaaaagaggatatttgaaaaacaaaacaatgtagtttattttacataGGTAATGTTTCCTCGTTTTGAGTCATAAACTAAACTCTTTAAACAGAGATATGTATAATTAACATCATTAGACACATAAGCGTAAGAACCTAAAATCTGTCTTAGACGTTtagtaataaagttcaaaatactgaagtaatataatgaaataatatgaGGAAAAGAACacgatttttaaataaagaaaattaattatttttgtcatagTAGGTATTTGTAGTGTCACGTgttaaataatatgttgttaTGGATGGACGCTCAATGCATCCATATACACCGTGTGAATGCACCGTGAAATTTATGTCGTTTTCCTCCTAAAGTAAAATGGTTTTGTCTCGTTCAAACAatagttttagacaaaataacCGACAAACCATTGTGAAAATCATATATCGAAAGCGCATCCGAATTCATTAGTAGgtacattatcaaaacatcacATTTTGTGGTTTTCAAAGGGGCATCCCTCAGCACGTGTGATAAAAATAGTGCCTCTATAAGCaacatcttaatttttttgtttttacttttgcaTCGAAAAGTTTTCCTTATAGCAAATTGTTTTGCTAAAGCGAATTCGAAAATTTTATCCTTATACTAATAAACTTGTCACCACTCCTTCTCATTTCGTAGCTATTGTATGAGCTAACTGTAGTCAGAGATAAAAGAActataaatttttaaaaatatctggtAGCAACGCTTTCTGATAAACCGAAATCTATCAAGCTGTAACCcg
The genomic region above belongs to Spodoptera frugiperda isolate SF20-4 chromosome 12, AGI-APGP_CSIRO_Sfru_2.0, whole genome shotgun sequence and contains:
- the LOC118262556 gene encoding inosine-uridine preferring nucleoside hydrolase-like isoform X1 → MLDVIPVLLICCLATVRVKMAHKVLCLVLFTVCWISSPEARSVCSKKKLVIDHDGGADDAFAITISLLNEKYFNGPKLVALTTSFGNVNLTQANINSDRILRVSERLDIPIYSGANKAFIEEMGSDRYFGLDGLGDTGYHAPGPVDIEKQPAAVALIELSKKYRGELIVVAIGPATNIALAVKLDPHFIHRLAHLYVGSGHIYSEAYPKAEFNAAMDPEAYHIVADSAVADKVTVVPFSQVIETLKIPIEWRKNVLGKIDTPIMRALNVYERVALPKETAWNLLDPAVAAIALYNEIVDEFKDSNNTIILEGEKRGITTNNFNSSDPNVRLFYKGNVENYQKFILDVYSAELNP
- the LOC118262556 gene encoding uncharacterized protein LOC118262556 isoform X2, whose protein sequence is MARKILCFVLFIANWFGSPEARSVCSKKKLVIDHDGGADDAFAITISLLNEKYFNGPKLVALTTSFGNVNLTQANINSDRILRVSERLDIPIYSGANKAFIEEMGSDRYFGLDGLGDTGYHAPGPVDIEKQPAAVALIELSKKYRGELIVVAIGPATNIALAVKLDPHFIHRLAHLYVGSGHIYSEAYPKAEFNAAMDPEAYHIVADSAVADKVTVVPFSQVIETLKIPIEWRKNVLGKIDTPIMRALNVYERVALPKETAWNLLDPAVAAIALYNEIVDEFKDSNNTIILEGEKRGITTNNFNSSDPNVRLFYKGNVENYQKFILDVYSAELNP